From Nevskia ramosa DSM 11499, one genomic window encodes:
- a CDS encoding GGDEF domain-containing protein — protein MNGEPRIRPHSIKNQRRQLLRLRFDEPLEALFRETFEVNARGPRTMILSIGILMIGVTPLYDHWVMHAPDSFLKMSHFLQFCVQIPAILLALLFTLRPALQRWSPAMLIVTCMIIANCVMAQHIFGRLLGFDMPHDFAAITVTAMLILGRLRFWAVLPWALATMVITTWAQMEALGLTAFYDAVSAWMLAAISGVTAYLLEFSSRQSWYRGRLLEFQATRDGLTGLPNRRYFDLELRKLIREAARQQQNVALLMLDIDHFKDYNDLYGHPAGDQCLRLVGGSLGRAMRRPQDFCARIGGEEFAAVWFDASPDKAGELAEALRNSVHMLRIPRSLDGSSFVTASGGFAQVIAPTAGDSPRRVAADLVRRADAALYAAKRSGRSRMVMSGDHSRPESANDSLGATNLAVMDDARQAPPPEARAP, from the coding sequence ATGAACGGCGAACCGCGGATCCGTCCGCATTCCATCAAGAACCAGCGCCGTCAGTTGCTGCGCCTGCGCTTCGACGAGCCTCTGGAAGCGCTGTTCCGCGAAACCTTCGAGGTCAACGCCCGCGGGCCGCGGACGATGATCCTGTCGATCGGCATCCTGATGATCGGGGTCACCCCGCTGTACGACCACTGGGTGATGCACGCGCCGGACAGCTTCCTGAAGATGTCGCACTTCCTGCAGTTCTGCGTGCAGATTCCGGCGATCCTGCTGGCACTGCTGTTCACCTTGCGGCCGGCCTTGCAGCGCTGGTCGCCGGCGATGCTGATCGTCACCTGCATGATCATTGCCAACTGCGTGATGGCGCAGCACATCTTCGGCCGGCTGCTGGGTTTCGACATGCCGCACGATTTCGCGGCGATCACCGTCACCGCGATGCTGATCCTCGGCCGGCTGCGCTTCTGGGCCGTGCTGCCCTGGGCGCTGGCAACGATGGTCATCACCACCTGGGCACAGATGGAAGCGCTGGGCCTCACCGCGTTCTACGACGCGGTATCGGCCTGGATGCTGGCGGCCATTTCCGGGGTCACCGCCTACCTGCTCGAATTCTCCTCGCGGCAAAGCTGGTATCGCGGCCGGCTGCTGGAGTTCCAGGCCACCCGCGATGGCCTCACCGGCCTGCCGAATCGCCGCTACTTCGATCTGGAGCTGCGCAAGCTGATTCGTGAGGCGGCGCGCCAGCAGCAGAATGTCGCACTGTTGATGCTCGATATCGATCACTTCAAGGATTACAACGATCTCTACGGTCACCCGGCCGGCGATCAGTGCCTGCGTCTGGTCGGTGGTTCGCTCGGCCGGGCGATGCGCCGGCCCCAGGATTTCTGCGCCCGCATCGGTGGCGAGGAGTTCGCCGCCGTCTGGTTCGATGCCTCGCCGGACAAGGCCGGCGAACTGGCCGAAGCACTGCGCAACAGCGTGCATATGCTGCGCATTCCCCGCTCGCTCGATGGCAGCAGCTTCGTCACCGCGTCCGGCGGCTTCGCTCAGGTGATTGCGCCAACCGCCGGGGACTCGCCACGGCGCGTCGCCGCCGATCTGGTCCGCCGTGCCGACGCCGCGCTGTATGCCGCAAAGCGCAGCGGTCGTAGCCGCATGGTGATGTCCGGGGACCACAGCCGCCCCGAATCGGCCAATGATTCCCTGGGCGCAACCAATCTTGCCGTCATGGACGATGCCCGGCAGGCACCACCGCCGGAAGCGCGCGCGCCTTGA
- a CDS encoding acyl-CoA thioesterase, with product MSETGRGTELAAPPSAAFCYCLRVRYAECDAQKVVFNARYGDYVDLATTEYLRALGFGEELIDGRLDYQLVKQTTEWKAPARFDEVLCASVSTQQLGNTSFVLAVEFRRRGEAGLLARSETVYVMVTQALAKKPLPAEFRAALERGAPDIIVSHAG from the coding sequence ATGAGCGAGACGGGGCGCGGTACCGAGCTGGCCGCGCCGCCGTCCGCAGCGTTCTGCTATTGCCTGCGAGTGCGCTACGCCGAGTGCGATGCGCAGAAGGTGGTGTTCAACGCCCGCTACGGCGATTACGTCGATCTGGCGACCACCGAATACCTGCGCGCGCTCGGCTTCGGCGAGGAGTTGATCGATGGCCGGCTGGACTATCAGCTGGTCAAGCAGACCACCGAGTGGAAGGCGCCGGCCCGCTTCGACGAAGTGCTCTGTGCCAGCGTCAGCACGCAGCAGCTCGGCAACACTTCGTTCGTGCTGGCGGTGGAGTTTCGTCGCCGCGGCGAAGCCGGCCTGCTGGCGCGCAGTGAAACGGTCTACGTGATGGTCACGCAGGCATTGGCCAAGAAGCCACTGCCCGCGGAGTTTCGGGCCGCGCTGGAACGCGGTGCGCCGGACATCATCGTCAGTCATGCTGGCTGA
- a CDS encoding alpha/beta hydrolase has protein sequence MPLNPQVQGFLGTLAAAGAQPFHTMEPAQARQAINMLMQMMPPSALQIAGVRDTHIAGPAGELKLRIYTPNGKGPFPILMYFHGGGFVIGDLDTFDSLCRETCAGAGVVMVSVDYRLAPEHAFPAASDDCLAATRWAAAHAVEINGDAGRLGVSGDSAGGNLAAVTALRLRDEGGPALKAQLLVYPVVDADPDAYPSMTENAEGYLLGRKDMEWFFGHYVKDPAALTSTSLRPIKAESLKGLPPALVITAEFDPLRDEGNAYAAKLKAAGVAVESKSYDGAIHGFYTFFSGLDVGRQAVDQGIAWLKKTLVA, from the coding sequence ATGCCGCTCAACCCACAGGTCCAGGGCTTCCTGGGCACGCTCGCCGCCGCCGGTGCCCAGCCGTTCCATACGATGGAGCCGGCGCAGGCGCGTCAGGCGATCAACATGCTGATGCAGATGATGCCGCCGAGCGCATTGCAGATCGCCGGCGTCCGGGACACCCACATCGCTGGCCCGGCCGGCGAACTGAAGCTGCGCATCTACACACCGAACGGCAAGGGCCCGTTCCCGATCCTGATGTACTTCCACGGCGGCGGCTTCGTGATCGGTGATCTCGATACCTTCGATTCGCTGTGCCGCGAAACCTGCGCCGGCGCCGGTGTCGTCATGGTCTCGGTCGATTACCGCCTGGCGCCGGAACATGCGTTCCCGGCCGCTTCCGATGACTGTCTTGCCGCCACCCGCTGGGCCGCGGCGCATGCCGTCGAGATCAACGGCGATGCCGGCCGCCTCGGCGTCTCCGGCGACAGTGCCGGCGGCAATCTCGCGGCCGTGACCGCGCTGCGCCTGCGCGATGAAGGCGGCCCGGCGCTGAAGGCACAGCTGCTGGTCTACCCGGTCGTCGATGCCGATCCGGACGCCTATCCGTCGATGACCGAAAACGCCGAAGGCTATCTGCTCGGTCGCAAGGACATGGAGTGGTTCTTCGGTCATTACGTCAAGGATCCCGCGGCGCTGACCAGCACCTCGCTGCGCCCGATCAAGGCCGAGTCCCTCAAGGGCCTGCCGCCGGCGCTGGTGATCACCGCCGAATTCGATCCGCTGCGCGATGAAGGCAATGCCTACGCGGCGAAGCTGAAAGCGGCTGGCGTCGCCGTCGAATCGAAGAGCTACGACGGCGCGATCCATGGCTTCTACACCTTCTTCAGCGGGCTCGATGTCGGCCGTCAAGCCGTCGATCAGGGCATCGCCTGGCTCAAGAAAACGCTGGTCGCATGA
- a CDS encoding oxidoreductase-like domain-containing protein: protein MNAEALPNLPPKPERPLDGDCCDNGCEVCVFTAYAEDLRRWQEAVIAITAEARAATADADIRK, encoded by the coding sequence ATGAACGCCGAAGCCCTGCCGAACCTGCCTCCGAAACCGGAGCGCCCGCTCGATGGCGACTGCTGCGACAACGGCTGCGAGGTCTGCGTATTCACCGCCTACGCGGAAGACCTGCGCCGCTGGCAGGAAGCGGTCATCGCCATCACCGCGGAAGCGCGTGCCGCCACAGCGGATGCTGACATCCGGAAGTAA
- a CDS encoding saccharopine dehydrogenase family protein produces the protein MPQQSHHFVVFGATSFVGQLLTRYLYQRHGIGGEVKWAIAGRSTAKLDQVRQSLGSDGRSLPMIVCDAADEIALRELCSTTRVVVSTVGPYAFYGSPLVKVCAETGTDYCDLTGEVQWIRRMITAHEATAKKSGARIVHCCGFDSIPSDLGVHFLQAQALAKFGVPAQRVKLRIKAFRGGFSGGTVASLMNVLKEVGEDPSLRKELGDPYSITPPSAAPRPRQPDVTLAEYDEDARSWIAPFVMAAINTRIVHRSNGLSGQAYGADFRYDEAMMTGSGLKGRATAWGITAGLGGFVLAGALKPTRALLERHVLPKPGEGPTPEAQEKGFYDLRFIGKTAAGDSLRCKLTGDRDPGYGSTAKMLGEAVACLAFDVPRDEVKGGFWTPATAMGDRLIERLKAHAGLTFEAL, from the coding sequence ATGCCTCAGCAAAGCCATCATTTCGTCGTCTTCGGCGCCACCAGCTTCGTCGGCCAGCTGCTGACCCGCTATCTGTATCAGCGCCACGGTATCGGCGGCGAGGTGAAGTGGGCGATCGCCGGACGCTCGACGGCCAAGCTCGATCAAGTTCGCCAGTCGCTGGGTTCCGATGGCCGCAGCCTGCCGATGATCGTCTGCGACGCTGCCGACGAAATCGCGCTGCGCGAGCTGTGCAGCACCACCCGCGTGGTGGTGTCGACCGTCGGCCCGTATGCCTTCTACGGCTCGCCGCTGGTCAAGGTCTGCGCCGAAACCGGTACTGATTACTGCGATCTGACCGGCGAAGTGCAGTGGATCCGCCGGATGATCACCGCCCATGAAGCGACTGCGAAGAAGAGCGGCGCACGCATCGTCCATTGCTGCGGCTTCGACTCGATTCCCTCCGATCTCGGCGTGCATTTCCTGCAGGCCCAGGCGCTCGCGAAGTTCGGCGTGCCGGCGCAGCGAGTGAAGCTGCGCATCAAGGCCTTCCGCGGTGGTTTTTCCGGCGGCACGGTCGCCAGCCTGATGAACGTGCTGAAGGAAGTCGGCGAAGACCCGAGCCTGCGCAAGGAGCTGGGCGACCCATACTCGATCACGCCGCCGAGCGCTGCGCCGCGGCCGCGCCAGCCGGATGTGACCTTGGCCGAGTACGACGAGGACGCGCGCAGCTGGATCGCGCCGTTCGTGATGGCGGCGATCAACACCCGCATCGTCCATCGCTCGAACGGTTTGTCCGGCCAGGCTTACGGCGCGGATTTCCGCTATGACGAAGCAATGATGACCGGCAGCGGTCTGAAGGGCAGGGCAACCGCCTGGGGCATCACCGCCGGGCTGGGCGGCTTCGTGCTGGCGGGGGCGCTGAAGCCGACGCGCGCGCTGCTCGAACGCCATGTGCTGCCGAAGCCGGGCGAAGGCCCGACGCCGGAAGCGCAGGAAAAAGGCTTCTACGATCTGCGCTTCATCGGCAAGACGGCGGCTGGCGACAGCCTGCGCTGCAAGCTCACGGGTGATCGCGATCCGGGCTATGGCTCGACCGCCAAGATGCTCGGCGAGGCTGTCGCCTGCCTGGCTTTCGATGTGCCTCGCGATGAAGTCAAAGGCGGCTTCTGGACGCCGGCGACGGCGATGGGCGATCGCCTGATCGAGCGTCTGAAGGCGCATGCCGGACTGACTTTCGAAGCGCTCTAG
- a CDS encoding histidine phosphatase family protein, whose translation MTTVVLVRHGQASFGEANYDRLSLLGERQAVALGSHWKIGGFSADRAYSGSLQRQRKTGEQALAVIGDKAPAALHTDPAFNEFNHTQLIRAYLPLIADQHPELADDPHLAMRDQAVFRPVFNTVVGAWMQGLAPSIPIDETWMAFSNRCVAGLRRAAEGAERLVVFTSGGVITAVMREALGLDNPTSLNLVWKIWNASVHEFHIHPESGSLALAGFNDISHLRLQRDAAIITRI comes from the coding sequence ATGACTACCGTCGTCCTGGTCCGTCACGGCCAGGCTTCGTTCGGGGAAGCCAACTACGATCGTCTGTCGCTCCTCGGTGAGCGGCAGGCGGTCGCCCTTGGCAGCCACTGGAAGATCGGCGGTTTCAGCGCCGATCGCGCCTATAGCGGCTCGCTGCAGCGTCAGCGCAAGACCGGCGAGCAGGCGCTCGCGGTGATCGGCGACAAGGCCCCTGCGGCCTTGCATACCGATCCAGCCTTCAACGAGTTCAACCACACGCAGCTGATCCGCGCCTACCTGCCGCTGATCGCCGATCAGCACCCGGAACTGGCGGACGATCCGCATCTGGCGATGCGGGACCAGGCCGTGTTCCGGCCGGTGTTCAACACCGTCGTCGGCGCCTGGATGCAGGGTCTGGCACCGTCGATCCCGATCGACGAAACCTGGATGGCTTTCTCCAATCGCTGCGTGGCCGGCCTGCGTCGCGCAGCGGAAGGGGCCGAACGTCTGGTGGTGTTCACTTCCGGTGGCGTGATCACCGCGGTGATGCGCGAGGCGCTGGGCCTCGACAACCCGACCTCGCTCAACCTGGTCTGGAAGATCTGGAACGCTTCAGTGCACGAGTTCCACATCCACCCGGAAAGCGGCAGCCTGGCGCTGGCCGGCTTCAACGATATCTCGCACCTGCGCCTGCAGCGGGACGCCGCGATCATCACCCGCATCTGA
- a CDS encoding 3-oxoacyl-ACP reductase: protein MSDRYLEFTNSAFGKSLSGLLGLPSPPRLKRADAAYATRPLGGQAVMLGGTTAGDLAAPLLAALNEAGATVQIAPGHVGLARLKTAAAETGVALKTEPNPEDRAAAAFAFVFDASGVDGPARLRELYDFMQPRVGRIPANGRVLILSRAPSAAVTPAAQAALQGLRGFVRSFAKEIGKKGATANLLEVAPGADEALAGPLRFFLSPHSAYITGQTLPLSAPPAEVGHQFQQPLAGKVAIVTGAARGIGAAIAATLAREGAKVVGIDRPQEEGALGETLSKFDGYGLALDITAADAPQRIAEEVTARFGGVDIVVHNAGITRDKMLKNMAPHLWDMVIDVNFAAILRINEALLKQGLNDGARMVCISSIGGIAGNAGQTNYGATKAGVMGYVEAMAAQMASRGGAINAVAPGFIETAMTAQMPTGPREVGRRLASLGQGGLPIDIAEAVTFLASPMAAAVNGRTLRVCGQNFVGA, encoded by the coding sequence ATGAGCGATCGGTATCTCGAGTTCACCAACTCCGCGTTCGGCAAGTCCTTGAGCGGCCTGCTGGGCCTGCCCAGCCCGCCCCGCCTGAAGCGGGCTGACGCTGCCTACGCCACCCGTCCGCTCGGCGGCCAGGCCGTGATGCTGGGCGGCACCACGGCCGGCGATCTCGCGGCCCCGCTGCTCGCCGCGTTGAACGAAGCTGGCGCCACCGTACAGATCGCCCCCGGACATGTCGGCCTCGCCCGGCTGAAGACTGCGGCTGCCGAGACTGGCGTGGCGCTGAAGACCGAGCCGAATCCCGAAGATCGTGCCGCGGCCGCCTTTGCCTTCGTGTTCGATGCCAGCGGTGTCGACGGCCCGGCGCGTCTGCGCGAGTTGTATGACTTCATGCAGCCGCGAGTCGGCCGCATCCCGGCCAACGGCCGGGTGCTGATCCTGAGCCGCGCGCCATCCGCCGCCGTGACGCCGGCCGCCCAGGCCGCGCTGCAGGGACTGCGCGGTTTCGTCCGCTCGTTCGCCAAGGAAATCGGCAAGAAGGGCGCAACTGCCAACCTGCTCGAAGTCGCCCCCGGCGCCGACGAGGCGTTGGCTGGCCCGCTGCGTTTCTTCCTGAGCCCGCATTCGGCGTACATCACCGGCCAGACCCTGCCGCTGAGCGCGCCTCCGGCCGAGGTCGGTCACCAGTTCCAGCAGCCGCTGGCTGGCAAGGTGGCGATCGTCACCGGTGCTGCGCGCGGCATCGGCGCGGCGATTGCTGCAACCCTGGCTCGTGAAGGCGCCAAGGTGGTCGGCATCGACCGGCCGCAGGAAGAAGGTGCGCTGGGCGAAACCCTGTCGAAGTTTGACGGCTACGGCCTGGCGCTGGACATCACCGCCGCCGATGCGCCGCAGCGCATCGCCGAGGAAGTGACGGCGCGCTTCGGCGGCGTCGACATTGTCGTCCACAACGCCGGCATCACCCGCGACAAGATGCTCAAGAACATGGCCCCGCATCTCTGGGACATGGTCATCGACGTCAATTTCGCGGCCATCCTGCGCATCAACGAGGCGTTGCTGAAGCAGGGCCTGAACGATGGCGCGCGGATGGTCTGCATCTCGTCGATCGGTGGCATCGCCGGCAATGCCGGCCAGACCAACTACGGCGCGACCAAGGCCGGCGTCATGGGCTATGTCGAAGCGATGGCCGCGCAGATGGCCAGCCGGGGTGGGGCGATCAATGCCGTGGCACCGGGTTTCATCGAGACCGCGATGACCGCCCAGATGCCCACCGGCCCGCGTGAAGTCGGCCGCCGTCTGGCCTCGCTGGGCCAGGGCGGACTGCCGATCGACATCGCCGAAGCGGTGACTTTTCTGGCCAGCCCGATGGCAGCGGCCGTCAATGGTCGTACGCTTCGCGTCTGCGGCCAGAATTTCGTTGGCGCCTGA